A window from Carassius carassius chromosome 40, fCarCar2.1, whole genome shotgun sequence encodes these proteins:
- the LOC132122061 gene encoding sterile alpha motif domain-containing protein 14-like, with the protein MSSTPLAEAEEDVFDLTEAVPETERLDSSLQKAKAQLSIKTRRHRPSRTRLRDSMSSIDGDDSTDRLSYGGSVQTSSSPIHPSYRCSSPSSDLLLSSPSSRRDRTFTFDPYTVVGEREAQDERRSYRHLLNTSSQEALPLTPSKSPSRPCVHSETSSPAHLCQADHLKSREGSQPLLHYGEFSQSEDDSHDTGPDEPESPTVLLDKKTRRRFLDLGVTLRRTYGKVRKDRSNRLSAGNRDSEKTESRSSRSSGPPFVPFSWFSERLRGSGSPKNIQSPSKPFNEGSSTDEDFDSSVGLLEDCRPCKTESSQPYQTLPEHSDGNDCDSSRGSDFSFKKKMLSAAGKDRTERQNGVHGKRDSGKNGHSEDGQKLLNT; encoded by the exons ATGTCCTCCACTCCGCTGGCTGAGGCAGAAGAGGATGTGTTTG ATCTGACGGAGGCAGTTCCAGAGACCGAACGACTTGACAGCAGTCTACAGAAAGCCAAGGCACAACTGTCAATCAAAACCAGGAGGCATCGGCCCTCCCGAACCCGCCTGAGAGACAGCATGAGCTCCATAGATGGAGATGACAGCACTGATAGATTG AGTTATGGCGGCTCCGTGCAGACCTCCTCTTCTCCAATCCACCCTTCCTATCGCTGCTCCTCCCCCTCCTCTGACCTGCTCCTTTCCTCCCCTTCCTCGAGGAGAGACCGAACATTCACCTTTGACCCCTACACTGTGGTTGGAGAAAGGGAGGCACAAGATGAAAGACGGAGCTACAGGCACCTCCTGAACACTTCCTCTCAAGAGGCTTTGCCCCTCACCCCATCTAAGTCTCCCTCCAGACCCTGCGTCCATTCAGAGACATCTTCACCTGCCCATCTTTGTCAGGCGGACCACCTCAAGTCACGTGAGGGCAGCCAACCCCTTCTACACTATGGAGAATTCTCACAGAGCGAAG ACGACAGTCATGACACAGGCCCTGATGAACCTGAAAGTCCAACAGTGCTGCTGGACAAGAAAACCAGGAGACGCTTTCTTGATCTGGG GGTCACTTTACGACGCACATATGGAAAGGTCAGGAAAGACAGATCCAACAGACTATCAGCAGGAAATCG GGATTCAGAGAAAACAGAGAGCCGGTCCTCGCGTTCCTCTGGTCCACCGTTTGTGCCTTTCTCCTGGTTCAGTGAAAGATTAAGAGGTTCTGGCTCCCCCAAGAACATCCAGTCCCCATCCAAACCTTTCAACGAG GGCTCCAGTACTGATGAGGACTTTGATTCTTCAGTGGGTTTACTGGAAGACTGCAGACCCTGCAAGACTGAGTCATCACAACCCTATCAGACCCTCCCCGAGCATTCAGATGGG aatgactGTGACAGCAGCCGTGGCTCAGATTtcagttttaaaaagaaaatgctttctgctGCTGGTAAAGACAGAACAGAGCGACAGAACGGAGTTCACGGAAAACGGGACAGCGGGAAAAATGGACACAGTGAAGATGGACAAAAATTACTGAACACTTGA
- the top2a gene encoding DNA topoisomerase 2-alpha: MAGTEGPLKSLFENKALSKPKKDDKRLSVERIYQKKTQLEHILLRPDTYIGSVEPVTQQMWVFDEDMGMNCRDITYVPGLYKIFDEILVNAADNKQRDKAMNCIKVNIDSENNSISVWNNGKGIPVVEHKVEKVYVPALIFGQLLTSSNYDDDEKKVTGGRNGYGAKLCNIFSTKFTVETACRESKRCFKQTWFDNMGRAGEYKIKPFDGEEYTCITFQPDLAKFKMQALDKDTVALLTRRAYDIAGSTKGVRVFLNGKKLPINGFRSYVDLYVKDKVDETGSPLTIVHEVVNERWEVCLTLSDKGFQQVSFVNSIATTKGGRHSDYVADQIVSKLIEVVKKKNKAGVAVKPFQVKNHMWLFVNCLIENPSFDSQTKENMTLQQKNFGSTCHLSEKFVKQANNCGIVESIMNWVKFKAQAQLNKKCSAVKHTKIKGVPKLDDANDAGGKNSTSCTLILTEGDSAKTLAVSGLGVVGRDRYGVFPLRGKMLNVREASHKQIMENAEINNIIKILGLQYKKNYSDPESLKSLRYGKLMIMTDQDQDGSHIKGLLINFIHHNWPSLLRHNFLEEFITPIIKASNKKQELAFYSIPEFNEWKEKQSNTKSWKIKYYKGLGTSTSKEAKEYFSDMMRHRIPFKYSGPADDEAITLAFSKKMVDERKEWLTSFMINRRQRREHNLPEEYLYGQETTSLTYHDFINKELVQFSNSDNERSIPCLVDGLKPGQRKVLFCCFKRNDKREVKVAQLAGSVAEMSAYHHGEVSLMMTIVGLAQNFVGSNNLNMLQPLGQFGTRLHGGKDSASPRYIFTMLSPLARLLFPAVDDNLLKYNYDDNLRVEPEWYIPIIPLVLANGGEGIGTGWASRIPNYDVREIINNIHRMLSGEDPLPMLPSYKGFKGTIDELAKNQYVNNGEVAIIDSTTIEITELPIKTWTQTYKENVLEAMLNGTEKVPSLITDYKEYHTDTTVRFVIKMTEERLREAEAAGLHKVFKLQNLLTCHSMVLFDHVGSLKKYESVQDILKDFFELRMKYYVLRKDWLLGMLGAESARLSNQARFILEKIQGTLVIENKPKKELIRMLQQMGYDSDPVKAWKDAQAKDAEEDEDEEEKEKEEETSGPDYNYLLSMPMWYLTKEKKDELCRQRDAKMTELNTLKMKAPADLWKEDLAAFTEELERVEQKEKESQNSVPVVKGKVGKSKVVKVKNETMPTPQGRRVIPRITSTMKVQAVKKEGVKRGKAGKKEAGVVMKMEFDDDADTAADGSEMGLSARLAKKIKKEPAKDKSAKSGKQTTLSFKPVQKKNPWSSDEGESESDMELIPEEVAPREKKERKAAVEKKYSLSSSEDEFDDWAKSSKQRRAVIEDDESFIPEASGAPDSDIDSPPPAPFVKKAPAKTSKPKADKLEASSKSGSETSQEPAPKPVKKSAVGATKKPAAKKTSAAPKKKATDAKQPSILDVLSKQQTTSPKKTKATKKPVAVKQSSDSDGAAPVVVEKKPAKKRKPALSSDQSDSSDSERGNLIDRLKGKSTAVKKAKGREDDDSFQLEQKVVMSGAPRSRAARTTKPVTYALDSDSDDY; this comes from the exons ATGGCTGGAACAGAAGGACCTCTGAAG agTTTGTTTGAGAATAAGGCTCTAAGTAAGCCCAAGAAAGATGATAAGCGTCTGTCTGTGGAAAGAATCTATCAGAAGAAGACCCAGCTGGAGCATATTCTGCTCCGTCCTGACACCTACATAGGCTCTGTGGAGCCTGTTACTCAG CAAATGTGGGTGTTTGATGAGGATATGGGAATGAACTGCAGAGACATCACATATGTCCCAGGACTCTACAAGATCTTTGACGAGATTTTgg TGAATGCTGCTGATAACAAACAGAGGGACAAAGCTATGAACTGCATCAAGGTTAACATTGACTC gGAGAATAACAGCATCAGTGTGTGGAACAACGGAAAGGGTATTCCTGTGGTTGAGCACAAGGTGGAAAAGGTGTATGTTCCTGCTCTGATCTTTGGCCAACTCTTGACCTCCAGTAACTATGATGATGATGAGAAGAAGGTCACAG GTGGCCGTAATGGATACGGTGCGAAGTTGTGTAACATCTTCAGCACCAAGTTCACGGTGGAGACTGCGTGCCGAGAGTCAAAACGCTGTTTCAAACAG ACATGGTTTGATAACATGGGCCGAGCAGGCGAGTATAAGATCAAGCCCTTTGATGGTGAAGAATACACCTGCATCACATTCCAGCCGGACCTGGCAAAGTTTAAGATGCAGGCGTTAGATAAAGATACTGTTGCACTGCTGACTCGACGAGCGTATGACATTGCTGGGTCCACTAAGGGTGTCCGTGTCTTTCTCAACGGGAAGAAACTGCCT ATTAATGGTTTCCGTAGCTATGTGGACCTGTATGTAAAGGATAAGGTGGATGAGACCGGTTCTCCCCTGACAATAGTCCATGAGGTTGTGAATGAGCGCTGGGAGGTGTGTCTTACCCTAAGTGATAAAGGGTTCCAGCAAGTCAGCTTTGTTAACAGCATTGCCACAACTAAG GGTGGCAGACACAGCGACTATGTTGCAGACCAGATTGTGTCCAAACTGATTGAAGTGGTGAAAAAGAAGAACAAGGCTGGAGTGGCTGTCAAACCTTTCCAG GTGAAGAACCACATGTGGTTGTTTGTGAACTGTCTGATTGAGAACCCCAGCTTTGACTCTCAGACCAAAGAGAACATGACATTACAGCAGAAGAATTTCGGTTCCACCTGCCATCTGAGTGAAAAATTTGTTAAACAG GCTAATAACTGTGGAATTGTGGAGAGCATTATGAACTGGGTGAAGTTTAAAGCCCAGGCTCAGCTCAATAAGAAATGCTCTGCTGTCAAACACACTAAGATTAAAGGAGTACCCAAGCTGGATGACGCCAACGATGCAG GTGGGAAGAACTCCACTAGCTGCACTCTGATCCTGACAGAAGGAGACTCGGCCAAAACTCTGGCCGTGTCGGGTCTGGGTGTGGTGGGACGTGACCGCTATGGTGTGTTCCCTCTGCGTGGTAAAATGCTCAATGTTCGAGAGGCTTCACACAAACAG ataatGGAGAATGCTGAGATCAACAACATCATAAAGATCCTGGGTCTGCAGTACAAGAAAAACTACAGTGACCCTGAGTCACTCAAGAGCCTGCGCTACGGCAAGCTCATGATCATGACAGATCAG GATCAAGATGGATCTCACATTAAAGGTCTTCTCATCAACTTTATCCATCATAACTGGCCGTCACTGCTGCGCCACAACTTCCTAGAAGAGTTTATCACACCTATCATCAAG GCATCCAATAAGAAGCAGGAGCTTGCTTTCTACAGTATCCCAGAGTTCAATGAGTGGAAGGAGAAACAAAGTAACACCAAATCCTGGAAGATCAAATACTACAAAG GTTTGGGTACCAGCACATCTAAGGAGGCCAAAGAGTATTTTTCGGATATGATGAGACACCGAATCCCTTTTAAGTACTCCGGGCCGGCTGATGATGAAGCTATCACCCTG GCCTTTAGTAAGAAGATGGTAGATGAGAGGAAGGAATGGCTGACCAGCTTCATGATCAACAGACGTCAGCGCAGAGAACACAACCTTCCTGAG GAGTACCTGTACGGACAGGAAACCACATCCCTCACCTACCATGATTTTATCAATAAAGAGCTTGTGCAGTTCTCCAACTCTGACAACGAGAGATCAATCCCCTGCTTGGTGGATG GTCTAAAACCAGGCCAAAGGAAAGTGCTTTTCTGCTGTTTTAAGAGGAATGATAAGAGAGAGGTGAAAGTGGCTCAATTGGCTGGATCAGTGGCTGAGATGTCAGCATATCACCATGGAGAG GTCTCTCTTATGATGACCATTGTGGGTCTTGCTCAGAACTTTGTGGGCAGTAATAATTTGAACATGCTTCAGCCTCTGGGTCAGTTCGGCACACGTTTGCATGGAGGCAAAGACTCTGCCAGCCCCAGATACATCTTTACTATGCTCAG tcCACTTGCTCGTCTGCTGTTCCCTGCTGTGGACGATAACCTGTTGAAGTATAACTACGATGATAATTTGCGAGTGGAGCCAGAGTGGTACATACCCATCATCCCTCTGGTGCTGGCTAATGGAGGTGAGGGCATCGGCACAGGATGGGCCAGCCGCATCCCCAACTATGATGTGAGAGAGATCATCAACAATATTCATCGCATGCTCAGTGGAGAAGATCCACTTCCCATG CTTCCAAGCTATAAGGGGTTCAAAGGGACCATTGATGAATTGGCGAAGAATCAGTATGTGAATAACGGAGAGGTGGCCATCATTGACTCTACCACCATTGAGATCACTGAACTGCCAATCAAAACCTGGACACAG ACCTATAAGGAGAATGTTTTGGAGGCGATGCTGAACGGCACGGAGAAGGTTCCTTCTTTAATCACAGACTATAAGGAGTATCATACAGACACCACAGTGCGTTTCGTCATTAAGATGACAGAGGAGCGCCTGAGAGAGGCTGAGGCAGCTGGACTACATAAAGTCTTCAAACTACAGAATCTGCTCACCTGTCACTCCATG GTGTTGTTTGATCATGTGGGCAGTCTGAAGAAGTACGAGTCTGTTCAGGACATCCTGAAGGATTTCTTTGAGCTCAGAATGAAGTATTACGTCCTAAGGAAAGACTGGCTGCTAGGTATGCTGGGGGCTGAAAGTGCCAGACTTTCCAACCAGGcccgattcattctggagaagatcCAGGGCACTCTGGTCATTG aaaataaacctAAGAAGGAGCTGATCCGCATGCTTCAGCAGATGGGCTATGACTCAGACCCTGTTAAGGCATGGAAAGATGCTCAGGCAAAG GATgcagaggaggatgaggatgaggaggagaaggaaaaagagGAGGAAACATCTGGCCCTGATTATAACTATCTACTCAGCATGCCCATGTGGTACCTGACCAAAGAAAAGAAAGATGAGCTGTGCAGACAGAGAGATGCTAAG ATGACGGAGTTGAACACGCTCAAGATGAAAGCACCTGCTGATCTGTGGAAAGAGGATCTGGCAGCCTTTACTGAGGAGCTGGag CGTGTGGAACAGAAGGAGAAAGAGTCCCAAAATTCAGTGCCTGTGGTGAAAGGTAAAGTGGGAAAATCAAAGGTGGTGAAGGTAAAGAACGAGACCATGCCCACTCCACAGGGCCGGCGCGTCATCCCCCGCATCACCAGCACCATGAAGGTCCAAGCCGTTAAGAAGGAGGGAGTCAAACGAGGCAAAGCTGGGAAG AAAGAGGCTGGTGTGGTGATGAAGATGGAGTTCGATGATGATGCAGACACAGCAGCCGATGGCTCTGAAATGGGACTGTCTGCAAGACTCGCCAAGAAGATCAAGAAAGAGCCAGCCAAAGACAAAA GCGCAAAGTCAGGCAAGCAGACCACCCTCTCCTTTAAACCGGTCCAGAAGAAGAACCCCTGGTCTTCTGATGAGGGAGAGTCTGAATCTGACATGGAGCTTATCCCTGAGGAAGTGGCTCCAAGAGAAAAGAAAGAGCGCAAAG CTGCGGTGGAAAAGAAGTACAGTCTGTCGAGCAGTGAAGATGAGTTTGATGACTGGGCAAAGAGCTCTAAACAGAGGCGTGCTGTCATTGAGGATGATGAGTCTTTCATCCCAGAAGCCAGCGGTGCACCTGATAGTGACATTGACTCCCCTCCTCCTGCACCCTTTGT gaaaaaagcaccagcaaaaacCAGCAAACCAAAAGCAGATAAACTCGAAGCCAGTAGCAAGTCTGGCT CTGAGACCAGCCAAGAGCCGGCTCCTAAACCTGTGAAAAAATCAGCTGTAGGAGCAACCAAGAAACCGGCCGCAAAGAAGACAAGTGCCGCTCCTAAGAAGAAAGCTACAG ATGCAAAACAGCCCTCAATCCTTGATGTGCTCTCTAAACAACAAACTACAAGTCCTAAAAAAACCAAAGCCACCAAGAAGCCTGTTGCTGTCAAACAGTCTTCTGACTCGGATGGCGCAGCCCCTGTTGTGGTTGAGAAGAAACCAGCCAAGAAGAGGAAGCCCGCTCTGAGCAGTGACCAGTCAGACAGCTCAGACTCTGAACGTGGCAATCTGATAGATCGCCTCAAGGGCAAAAGCACTGCTGTAAAG AAAGCAAAGGGCAGGGAGGATGACGACAGCTTTCAGCTGGAACAGAAGGTTGTGATGTCTGGAGCTCCCAGGAGCCGAGCTGCACGTACCACCAAACCTGTGACCTACGCTCTGGATTCAGATTCTGATGACTATTAA